The sequence CCTCGCCGTCATCATCGTCACGCACGACCTCGCGGTCGCGCGTCTGTTGTCGCACCGTGTGATGGTGATGAAGGGCGGCCGCGTCATCGAGACCGGCCTCACCGATCAGGTGCTCGACGATCCTCGCGAGCCCTATACCCAGCTCCTCGTCTCCTCGATCCTGCCGCCATGAACTTTCCCAGATGAGTGTTCCGATGACTGCCATGATCGACGTCACTGATGCCCGAAAGACCTTCACGATGCACCTGCAGGGTGGCATCGAACTGCCCGTCGTCAGCGGCGTGACCTTTCACGTCAATCCGGGTGAATGCGTCGTGCTGTCGGGCCCTTCGGGCGCCGGCAAATCGTCGATCCTGAAGATGATCTTCGGCAATTACCGCTGTGATTCGGGGCGCATCGGCATCCGCCATCGCGGCGCGGTGATCGATCTCGCCAGCGCCGAGCCGCGCCAGGTGCTCAATGTCCGCCGCTCCACCATCGGCTATGTCAGCCAGTTCTTGCGCGCCGTGCCGCGGGTAGCCACGATCGACGTCGTGGCCGAGCCCTTGATCGTGAATGGCATGTCGCGGGCCGATGCGCAGGCCCGCGCCGGCAACCTGCTTCATCGTCTCAACATCCCCGAGCGCCTCTGGCAACTGCCGCCCGCGACCTTCTCCGGCGGCGAGCAGCAGCGCGTCAACATCGCGCGCGGCTTCATCTCGGACCTGCCGATCCTGCTGCTGGACGAGCCGACCGCTTCGCTCGACGCCGCCAACCGCGCCGTCGTGGTCGAGCTGGTCGCCGAAAAGAAACGCCAGGGTGTCGCCATGGTCGCCATTGTCCATGACGACGAAATCCGTCATCTGATTGCGGACCGCATCGTCGACGTCACCAGCTTCGCCGCCGCGGCCTGAGGAAAATGGACATGAACGCCAAGGACATTGTCATCGCAAATGCCAGGGTCGTGCTCGCCGACCGGGTGATCGAGCAGGGCTGGCTCGCGCTCGTCGGTGGCCGCATCGCCGAGATCGGCGAGGGTAGGGCGCCCGCCGGCGCCGAGGATGCCGGCGGCGATCTGGTCATGCCGGGCTTGATCGAGCTCCACACCGATCATCTCGAAGCGCACTATGTGCCGCGTCCGAAGGTGTTCTGGAATCCGGTCGCGGCCGTCATCTCCTATGACGGCCAGCTCGCCACATCGGGCATCACCACGGTGTTCGATTCGCTCCGGGTCTGGCGCGAGGACGGCGCCGAGGAGGTCGACGGCCGTTCCGGCGTGCTCGCCGCCGCGATCACGACCGCGCGCGATGCCAATTTGTTGCGCGCCGATCACTTCCTGCATCTGCGCTGCGAGATCCCGATGCCGAGCGTGGTCGAGGAAGCCAAGGAGCTGATCGACCGACCCGACGTCAAGCTGATGTCGCTGATGGATCACACCCCCGGCCAGCGCCAGTTCCGCGACGAGGTGAAGTTGCGCGACTATTACCGCGGCAAGGGCGGCGGCAAGACCGACGCCGAGCTCGACGAGCTGTTCGCCAAGCGCTTCGAGTATCAGAAGCAATATGCCGCAGCCAACATGCGCGAGATCGTGGCGCTGGCGCAGGCGTACAAGATCCCGCTTGCCAGCCACGACGACACCACCGAGGAGAACGTCGCGGACGCCGTGCGCGACGGCGTCGCGGTGGCGGAATTCCCGACCACGCTGGAAGCCGCGCGCGGCCTGCATCAGGCCGGCATCGACATCCTGATGGGCGCGCCCAACGTCGTGCGCGGCGGTTCGCACTCCGGCAACATCGCCGCGGTCGATCTCGCCCGCGAAGGCCTGCTCGACATCCTGTCGTCTGACTACATCCCGTCGAGCCTGCTGATGGGGGCGCTGCAGCTGCCCGAGCACGTGCCGGCGATCAGCCTTCCCGCCGCGATCCGCACCGTGACGAAGGCGCCCGCCGATGCCGTCGGCCTCACCGACCGCGGCGAGATCGCGATGGGCAAGCGCGCCGATCTGATCCGCGTGCATGTCGCCGGCAGCGTTCCCGTGGTCCGCAGCGTCTGGCGGGAAGGACACCGCGTCGCATGAGCGAGACCGCCGCCACGGCGCAGGATGCAGCAGGCGGGATCGGTTCCGGCCGGCTCGTGCTCGTGGTCGGCCCCAGCGGTGCCGGCAAGGACACGCTGCTGCGGTTGGCACGGGCGGCGTGCGTCGACGACCACGACATCGTCTTTCCGCGCCGGATCGTCACGCGCGAAGCCTCCGCCGACGAGGACAACGTCGCGGTGGCGCCCCAAGAATTCCGCCGCGCGCGGGAGCACGGCGATTTCGCCATGCATTGGGAAGCACACGGGCATTCCTACGCCTTGCCGGCCCAGATCAACGACGATATCCGCGCCGGACGCACGGTCGTGGTCAACGTTTCGCGCACCGTGCTTGGTGCCCTGCGCCAGGCCTATGCCAACGTCGTCGTAGTCGCGATCACGGCGCCGCCTGACGTGCTGGCGGCGCGGCTTGCCGCGCGGGGGCGCAACAGCGACGGCGACATTGCCGAGCGTCTCACCCGGAGCATCGACGACGCCTCGGCGCATGCCGATGTCACCATCCTCAATGCGGGCAGCGCGGAGTATCACGGCCGCCAGCTCCTGCGCGTGATCAGGAACGAAGGCTGGCAGGAATAGCCGGCGCAACCAGGAGAATGGAATGTCGGTGATCGAAACGGTCGAGCAGCTCGAAGCCATTTACGGTGCCACCAACGACGCCTCGACCGTGAAAGTCGCCGATCATGTCACGCCGCTCTACCGCCTCTTCATCGAGAAGGCGCCATTTGCTGCGCTTGCCACCATCGGTCCTGAAGGCATCGATTGCTCGCCGCGTGGCGATCTGCCCGGCTTCGTCTGCATCCACGATCCCAAGACATTGATGCTGCCGGACCGCCGCGGCAACAACCGCGTCGATTCCTTGCGCAACATCGTGCGCGATCCCAGGGTATCGCTGATGTTTCTGATTCCCGGCTCCGGCAACGCCGTCCGCGCCAATGGCCGCGCGCATCTGTCGATCGACTCCGATCTGCTGGCCTCGTTCAAGGTCGAAGGCAAGGCGCCGCGCAGCGTCATGGTGATGCGTGTGGACGAGATCTACTTTCAATGCGCCCGCGCCATCGTCCGCTCCGACCTCTGGAATCCCGACAAGCGCGTCGATCCGAAGACGCTGCCGACGCCGGGCCAGATCCTCGCCGAGATGAGTGACAACAAGGTCGGCGGCGCGGAGTATGATCGGATCTGGCCGGAGCGAGCCGCCGCGACGATGTGGTGAGTGTTAGCGCTCTCGATCTGCAACTGATCGGTCATGCCCGGGCTTGTCCCGGGCATCCACGTTCTTCGCACCACCTGAAAGGCGTGGATGGCCGGGACAAGCCCGGCCATGACGGTGTAACCTCTAATTAAACGCCATCCCGCCGCTCAGCGCGACGGTCTGCCCGGTCATGTAGGCATTGTCGACCAGCAACATCACGGCCTTCGCTACCTCGTCCGCCGTGCCGAAGCGGCCGAGCGGGATGCGGCTTACGAGCTGCGTCTGTCCGCTCATCATGTCGGTCTCGATCAGCGACGGCGCCACGGCGTTGACGGTGATGCCGTCCTTCACCAGCCGCGCCGCATAGCCTCGCGTGAGGCCCTCCAGCCCGGCCTTGGATGCGTTGTAGTGCGGGCCGATAGACCCCGCGCCGCGCGCGGCTCCGGAAGAAATGTTGACGATGCGACCCCA comes from Bradyrhizobium sp. CCGE-LA001 and encodes:
- the phnL gene encoding phosphonate C-P lyase system protein PhnL codes for the protein MTAMIDVTDARKTFTMHLQGGIELPVVSGVTFHVNPGECVVLSGPSGAGKSSILKMIFGNYRCDSGRIGIRHRGAVIDLASAEPRQVLNVRRSTIGYVSQFLRAVPRVATIDVVAEPLIVNGMSRADAQARAGNLLHRLNIPERLWQLPPATFSGGEQQRVNIARGFISDLPILLLDEPTASLDAANRAVVVELVAEKKRQGVAMVAIVHDDEIRHLIADRIVDVTSFAAAA
- a CDS encoding alpha-D-ribose 1-methylphosphonate 5-triphosphate diphosphatase; translated protein: MDMNAKDIVIANARVVLADRVIEQGWLALVGGRIAEIGEGRAPAGAEDAGGDLVMPGLIELHTDHLEAHYVPRPKVFWNPVAAVISYDGQLATSGITTVFDSLRVWREDGAEEVDGRSGVLAAAITTARDANLLRADHFLHLRCEIPMPSVVEEAKELIDRPDVKLMSLMDHTPGQRQFRDEVKLRDYYRGKGGGKTDAELDELFAKRFEYQKQYAAANMREIVALAQAYKIPLASHDDTTEENVADAVRDGVAVAEFPTTLEAARGLHQAGIDILMGAPNVVRGGSHSGNIAAVDLAREGLLDILSSDYIPSSLLMGALQLPEHVPAISLPAAIRTVTKAPADAVGLTDRGEIAMGKRADLIRVHVAGSVPVVRSVWREGHRVA
- the phnN gene encoding phosphonate metabolism protein/1,5-bisphosphokinase (PRPP-forming) PhnN: MSETAATAQDAAGGIGSGRLVLVVGPSGAGKDTLLRLARAACVDDHDIVFPRRIVTREASADEDNVAVAPQEFRRAREHGDFAMHWEAHGHSYALPAQINDDIRAGRTVVVNVSRTVLGALRQAYANVVVVAITAPPDVLAARLAARGRNSDGDIAERLTRSIDDASAHADVTILNAGSAEYHGRQLLRVIRNEGWQE
- a CDS encoding pyridoxamine 5'-phosphate oxidase family protein; amino-acid sequence: MSVIETVEQLEAIYGATNDASTVKVADHVTPLYRLFIEKAPFAALATIGPEGIDCSPRGDLPGFVCIHDPKTLMLPDRRGNNRVDSLRNIVRDPRVSLMFLIPGSGNAVRANGRAHLSIDSDLLASFKVEGKAPRSVMVMRVDEIYFQCARAIVRSDLWNPDKRVDPKTLPTPGQILAEMSDNKVGGAEYDRIWPERAAATMW